One region of Caldimonas thermodepolymerans genomic DNA includes:
- a CDS encoding GNAT family N-acetyltransferase, translated as MTLQIRPATPADVPVLVQLITALAEYEKLTHLLEITPEKLETQLFGPRPPAEAVLAEVGPPEARRVAGFALYFTNFSTFLCKPGLYLEDVFVLPEHRGQGIGKALLQHLAALAVERGCGRFEWSVLDWNEPAIRFYQAMGASVLPDWRICRVTGEALEQLAGRR; from the coding sequence ATGACCCTGCAGATCCGACCCGCGACACCGGCCGACGTGCCCGTGCTGGTGCAACTGATCACGGCCTTGGCCGAATACGAGAAGCTCACCCACCTGCTCGAGATCACGCCCGAGAAGCTCGAGACGCAGCTGTTCGGACCGCGCCCGCCGGCCGAGGCGGTGCTGGCCGAGGTGGGCCCGCCCGAGGCGCGCCGGGTGGCCGGCTTCGCGCTGTACTTCACCAACTTCTCGACCTTCCTGTGCAAGCCGGGGCTGTACCTGGAGGACGTGTTCGTGCTGCCCGAGCACCGCGGCCAGGGCATCGGCAAGGCCCTGCTGCAGCACCTGGCGGCGCTGGCGGTCGAGCGCGGCTGCGGCCGCTTCGAGTGGAGCGTGCTGGACTGGAACGAGCCGGCGATCCGGTTCTACCAGGCCATGGGCGCCTCGGTGCTGCCCGACTGGCGCATCTGCCGGGTCACCGGGGAGGCCCTGGAGCAGCTGGCCGGGCGCCGCTGA
- a CDS encoding acyl-CoA synthetase: MTGDHRLYEALYKEFRWHVPAVFNIAEVCCGRWARQAPQRVAILYENEEGHRAQLRYGELQARANRLSHLLERLGVGPGDRVAIVMPQRFETAIAHMAVYQLGAVAMPLSMLFGPDALAYRLQDSEAKVAIADAVSVGPLRSVAGTCPALQHLVVADRAAAPGEVDWEAALARESSVYVGRATHADDPAVLIYTSGTTGPPKGALIPHRALIGNLPGFVASQNWFGFPLPQELSSPSATPADDQVFWSPADWAWTGGLMDALLPTLYFGRSIVAFHGRFNAERAFELMQRYRVTHTFLFPTALRAMMKAVPEPRRHFDLALRAIMSAGEAVGDAVFAYGQQQLGITINEMFGQTEMNYVVGNCSACWPARPGSMGRPYPGHRVAVIDDEGRECPPGTPGEVAVHRCDIHGDPDPVFFLGYWRNDGATRAKFTGDPDNSWCRTGDTAVMDEDGYLWYQGRSDDVFKVAGYRIGPSEIENCLVKHPAVANAAVVPKPDPERGALVKAYVVLAPGHTGDEALVQALQQHVRGRLAPYQYPKEIEFIDALPMTTTGKVQRRLLRLREEERVAAASSAR; this comes from the coding sequence ATGACCGGGGATCACCGCCTCTACGAAGCCCTGTACAAGGAGTTCCGCTGGCACGTGCCGGCGGTGTTCAACATCGCCGAGGTGTGCTGCGGACGCTGGGCGCGCCAGGCGCCACAGCGCGTGGCCATCCTGTACGAGAACGAGGAGGGCCACCGCGCCCAGCTGCGCTACGGCGAGCTGCAGGCGCGCGCCAACCGGCTGTCGCACCTGCTCGAGCGCCTGGGCGTCGGCCCCGGCGACCGCGTCGCGATCGTGATGCCGCAGCGCTTCGAGACGGCGATCGCGCACATGGCGGTCTACCAGCTCGGGGCGGTGGCGATGCCACTGTCGATGCTGTTCGGCCCGGATGCGCTGGCCTACCGCCTGCAGGACAGCGAGGCCAAGGTCGCGATCGCCGACGCGGTCTCGGTCGGCCCGCTGCGCAGCGTGGCGGGCACCTGCCCGGCACTGCAGCACCTGGTCGTCGCCGACCGCGCGGCAGCTCCCGGCGAGGTGGACTGGGAGGCGGCGCTGGCGCGCGAATCCTCGGTCTACGTCGGGCGCGCCACCCATGCCGACGACCCGGCCGTGCTGATCTACACCAGCGGCACCACCGGCCCGCCCAAGGGCGCGCTGATCCCGCACCGCGCGCTGATCGGCAACCTGCCCGGCTTCGTGGCCAGCCAGAACTGGTTCGGCTTCCCGCTGCCGCAGGAGCTGTCGTCGCCCTCGGCCACGCCGGCCGACGACCAGGTGTTCTGGTCGCCGGCCGACTGGGCCTGGACCGGCGGCCTGATGGATGCGCTGTTGCCCACGCTGTACTTCGGACGCAGCATCGTCGCCTTCCACGGCCGCTTCAACGCCGAGCGCGCCTTCGAGCTGATGCAACGCTACCGCGTCACGCACACCTTCCTGTTCCCGACCGCGCTGCGCGCCATGATGAAGGCCGTGCCCGAGCCGCGCCGGCACTTCGACCTGGCGCTGCGCGCGATCATGAGCGCGGGCGAGGCGGTCGGCGACGCCGTGTTCGCCTACGGCCAGCAGCAGCTGGGCATCACGATCAACGAGATGTTCGGCCAGACCGAGATGAACTACGTGGTCGGCAACTGCAGCGCCTGCTGGCCGGCGCGGCCCGGCAGCATGGGGCGGCCCTATCCGGGGCACCGCGTGGCGGTGATCGACGACGAGGGCCGCGAGTGCCCGCCGGGCACGCCCGGCGAGGTCGCGGTGCATCGCTGCGACATCCACGGCGACCCCGACCCGGTGTTCTTCCTCGGCTACTGGCGCAACGACGGTGCGACGCGCGCCAAGTTCACCGGCGACCCGGACAACTCCTGGTGCCGCACCGGCGACACCGCGGTGATGGACGAGGACGGCTACCTCTGGTACCAGGGCCGCAGCGACGACGTGTTCAAGGTGGCCGGCTACCGCATCGGGCCGAGCGAGATCGAGAACTGCCTGGTCAAGCACCCGGCGGTGGCCAATGCCGCCGTGGTCCCCAAGCCCGACCCGGAGCGCGGCGCGCTGGTCAAGGCCTACGTGGTGCTGGCGCCCGGCCACACCGGCGACGAGGCGCTGGTGCAGGCGCTGCAGCAGCACGTGCGTGGCCGGCTGGCGCCGTACCAGTACCCCAAGGAGATCGAGTTCATCGACGCCTTGCCGATGACCACCACCGGCAAGGTGCAGCGCCGCCTGCTGCGCCTGCGCGAGGAGGAGCGGGTTGCCGCCGCATCATCCGCCCGTTGA
- a CDS encoding aldo/keto reductase produces MEYTELGRSGLKVAKICLGTMTFGRQVSEADAHALMDHAVARGVDFLDTAEMYPVPPSAETHTHTESIIGRWLAARPGMRQRIVLASKVAGPVRGYQWIRNASPDLTGEDIIRACEDSLRRLQTDYLDLYQIHWPVRNVPMFGAIYFDPARDRPVSSIHEQLDALGRLVRDGKVRAIGLSNETPYGVAEFVRVAEQHGLPRIASVQNPYCLINRSVENGLDETMYRYGVSLLAYSPLGFGLLTGKYDDSGIEPQGGRAPGRMALFESMRKQRWGRPEALAAARRYNALAREHGMTPARMALAFCYTKWQVASTIIGVTNREQLDEDIDAWGTTLSPEVLAEIDRIRWEIRDPAQ; encoded by the coding sequence ATGGAATACACCGAGCTGGGCCGAAGCGGCCTCAAGGTGGCGAAGATCTGCCTGGGCACGATGACCTTCGGGCGACAGGTGAGCGAGGCCGACGCCCATGCCTTGATGGACCATGCGGTGGCCCGCGGCGTGGACTTCCTCGACACGGCCGAGATGTACCCCGTGCCGCCCAGCGCCGAGACCCACACGCACACCGAATCGATCATCGGGCGCTGGCTGGCCGCGCGCCCGGGCATGCGCCAGCGCATCGTGCTGGCGTCCAAGGTGGCGGGCCCGGTGCGCGGCTACCAGTGGATCCGCAACGCGAGCCCCGACCTGACCGGCGAGGACATCATCCGCGCCTGCGAGGACAGCCTGCGCCGCCTGCAGACCGACTACCTGGACCTCTACCAGATCCACTGGCCGGTGCGCAACGTGCCGATGTTCGGCGCGATCTACTTCGACCCGGCGCGCGACAGGCCGGTCAGCTCGATCCATGAGCAGCTCGACGCGCTGGGCCGCCTGGTGCGCGACGGTAAGGTGCGCGCGATCGGGCTGTCCAACGAGACGCCGTACGGCGTGGCCGAGTTCGTGCGCGTGGCCGAGCAGCACGGCCTGCCGCGCATCGCCAGCGTGCAGAACCCGTACTGCCTGATCAACCGCAGCGTCGAGAACGGGCTGGACGAGACCATGTACCGCTACGGCGTGTCGCTGCTGGCCTACTCGCCGCTCGGCTTCGGGCTGCTGACCGGCAAGTACGACGACAGCGGCATCGAGCCGCAGGGAGGCCGGGCCCCCGGCCGCATGGCGCTGTTCGAGTCGATGCGCAAGCAGCGCTGGGGGCGTCCCGAGGCGCTGGCAGCGGCGCGCCGCTACAACGCGCTGGCGCGCGAGCACGGCATGACGCCGGCGCGCATGGCGCTGGCCTTCTGCTACACCAAGTGGCAGGTCGCCAGCACGATCATCGGCGTGACCAACCGCGAGCAGCTCGACGAGGACATCGACGCCTGGGGCACGACGCTCAGCCCCGAGGTGCTGGCGGAGATCGACCGCATCCGCTGGGAGATCCGCGACCCGGCGCAGTGA
- the ybaK gene encoding Cys-tRNA(Pro) deacylase translates to MSRKEHAGETPATVFLRQHGVAFEPHLYEYEEHGGTRVSARELGVDEHCVIKTLVMEDERRQPLIVLMHGDRTVSTKQLAREAGLKKVQPCQPEVAQRHTGYQVGGTSPFGTRKALPVYMEASIAELPRIYINGGRRGFLVAIDPKELVRVLQPMPVNVALEG, encoded by the coding sequence ATGTCGCGCAAGGAACATGCCGGCGAGACGCCGGCCACCGTCTTTCTGCGTCAGCACGGCGTGGCCTTCGAGCCGCACCTGTACGAGTACGAGGAGCACGGCGGCACGCGCGTGTCCGCGCGCGAGCTGGGGGTCGACGAGCACTGCGTGATCAAGACCCTGGTGATGGAGGACGAGCGGCGCCAGCCGCTGATCGTGCTGATGCATGGCGACCGCACCGTCTCGACCAAGCAGCTGGCGCGCGAGGCCGGGCTGAAGAAGGTGCAGCCTTGCCAGCCGGAAGTGGCGCAGCGGCATACCGGCTACCAGGTCGGCGGCACCTCGCCGTTCGGCACGCGCAAGGCGCTGCCGGTGTACATGGAAGCCAGCATCGCCGAGCTGCCGCGCATCTACATCAATGGCGGGCGGCGCGGCTTCCTGGTCGCGATCGACCCGAAGGAGCTGGTGCGGGTGCTGCAGCCCATGCCCGTGAACGTCGCGCTGGAGGGCTGA